In Gossypium arboreum isolate Shixiya-1 chromosome 5, ASM2569848v2, whole genome shotgun sequence, a single genomic region encodes these proteins:
- the LOC108486926 gene encoding transcription factor MYB114-like, which yields MPMAPTSTKCSKKEVNRGAWTAEEDQKLAQVVEIHGPKRWKAVAAKAGLNRCGKSCRLRWMNYLRPNIKRGNISDQEEDLILRLHKLLGNRWSLIAGRLPGRTDNEIKNYWNSHLSKKIKQNEKQTRMQEPVLENSKVSEREEPLHKASEEGSSKRDEEYSTSCFNGDSSLFDLYNEEPLELEWMSHFFETDEIWLNLA from the exons ATGCCGATGGCTCCTACAAGCACTAAATGCAGTAAGAAAGAAGTGAACAGAGGAGCTTGGACAGCTGAAGAAGACCAAAAGCTTGCTCAAGTCGTTGAAATTCATGGCCCAAAGAGGTGGAAAGCTGTTGCTGCAAAAGCAG GTCTCAACAGATGTGGAAAGAGTTGCAGGTTGAGATGGATGAATTACCTTAGGCCCAATATAAAGAGAGGCAACATTTCAGACCAAGAAGAAGACCTGATACTAAGGCTACATAAACTGCTCGGAAACAG GTGGTCATTGATTGCCGGAAGATTACCAGGTCGAACCGATAACGAAATAAAAAACTACTGGAATTCTCATTTGAGCAAGAAAATAAAGCAAAATGAGAAGCAAACCAGAATGCAAGAACCGGTGCTTGAGAATTCTAAGGTAAGCGAAAGGGAGGAGCCTCTACACAAGGCGAGTGAAGAAGGTTCGTCCAAGAGAGATGAAGAGTACTCCACATCTTGCTTCAATGGTGATAGTAGCTTGTTCGATTTGTATAACGAGGAGCCTCTAGAGTTGGAGTGGATGAGTCATTTCTTTGAAACAGACGAGATATGGCTTAACTTAGCTTGA